From the genome of Sphingobacterium kitahiroshimense, one region includes:
- a CDS encoding D-alanine--D-alanine ligase: MKTKIALITGGYTGEAEVSFKSSAFVYSQLDHNKYDIYQITITKDAWFYVSDSGIKHAINKEDFTLVLDDSIVQFELAFIMVHGSPGEDGRLQSYFDLVGIPYTSCDALTSALTMNKGYTKAILADLNDLFLAKSVLLFENQRAQAVELVEDKLSLPYFVKPNAGGSSIGMTKVKVADELKVAIDKAFDAENTGSQVIVEEFVNGREFSEGIYRNVDGELVVLPATEVKTTREFFDFEAKYIPGLTEEITPADLDVNQQLRIGKILKDIYVRLNCKGMVRIDFFLENDTDKFYFIEINTIPGQTPQSFIPQQVRAAGLTEQEFYGNLIEVALKK, from the coding sequence ATGAAAACAAAAATAGCATTAATAACTGGAGGTTATACAGGTGAAGCAGAAGTTTCTTTTAAAAGTTCTGCATTTGTATACTCACAGCTTGATCACAATAAGTACGATATCTATCAAATTACGATTACCAAAGATGCATGGTTTTATGTTAGTGATTCAGGAATAAAGCATGCAATCAATAAAGAAGATTTTACTTTAGTGCTTGATGATAGTATTGTTCAGTTTGAATTGGCTTTTATAATGGTTCATGGTTCACCCGGTGAAGATGGGCGATTACAGAGCTATTTTGACTTAGTTGGCATACCTTATACATCATGTGATGCGTTGACTTCGGCGCTAACAATGAATAAGGGATATACAAAAGCGATTTTGGCAGATCTTAATGATTTGTTTTTAGCTAAATCTGTCTTATTGTTTGAAAATCAACGAGCTCAAGCCGTTGAGCTAGTAGAAGATAAATTATCCCTGCCTTATTTTGTAAAACCTAATGCTGGAGGTAGTAGTATAGGTATGACCAAAGTAAAAGTGGCAGATGAACTAAAAGTAGCCATTGATAAAGCTTTTGATGCTGAAAACACCGGTAGCCAGGTTATTGTTGAGGAGTTTGTAAACGGCCGTGAATTTTCGGAAGGTATTTATCGTAATGTCGACGGGGAATTGGTTGTTTTACCGGCTACTGAAGTGAAAACAACACGTGAGTTTTTTGATTTTGAGGCAAAGTATATTCCCGGGCTTACAGAAGAAATTACACCAGCGGATCTGGATGTAAATCAGCAATTGCGTATAGGAAAGATTTTAAAAGATATTTATGTGCGATTGAATTGTAAAGGAATGGTCCGTATTGATTTCTTTTTGGAAAACGATACGGATAAGTTTTATTTTATTGAAATCAATACCATTCCAGGGCAAACTCCCCAAAGTTTTATTCCTCAACAAGTCCGCGCGGCAGGATTGACGGAACAAGAGTTTTACGGTAATTTAATCGAAGTGGCGCTAAAAAAATAA
- a CDS encoding PASTA domain-containing protein, producing MSKILQYLKTNTFRNNILIAIGFVLAIFLFIYLGLKVYTKHDESIEVPQVKGLHINAAISALENANLEYQIDSVYQMDAKPGLVIEQDPEAKFHVKSGRTIYLTIITQVAPEIAFPKIKDKTLIEASSILKNHNLRIGDTTYIADIARDIVLDAQFAGQSIRDGRMIPKGSKIDLILGNGQGANEVQIPDLSGLTVTEAKFALQGIGLSLGTVTYDIGVSDTSTARVITQFPGLETGITSIGSKVDLTLSNTVPATPPVTAPSSPQKQKTNP from the coding sequence ATGTCAAAAATATTACAGTATTTAAAAACGAATACGTTTAGAAACAACATTCTAATCGCTATTGGATTTGTTTTAGCAATTTTCCTATTCATCTATCTTGGTTTAAAAGTATATACCAAACACGATGAATCGATAGAAGTTCCACAAGTAAAAGGCTTACATATTAATGCTGCTATCTCAGCATTAGAAAATGCGAACTTGGAATATCAAATTGATTCCGTTTATCAAATGGATGCTAAACCAGGTCTAGTAATTGAACAAGATCCCGAAGCTAAATTTCATGTAAAAAGCGGACGTACAATCTACTTAACTATTATTACACAGGTAGCTCCTGAAATCGCGTTTCCAAAAATCAAGGATAAAACATTAATTGAAGCATCCTCTATACTAAAAAACCATAATTTACGTATAGGTGATACAACTTATATTGCAGACATAGCAAGAGATATTGTTTTAGATGCCCAATTTGCAGGGCAATCTATTCGTGATGGCAGAATGATTCCAAAAGGATCTAAAATTGATTTAATATTGGGTAATGGTCAGGGCGCAAATGAAGTTCAAATACCGGATTTATCAGGATTGACTGTTACGGAAGCAAAATTTGCATTACAGGGAATAGGATTATCTTTGGGTACGGTGACTTACGATATTGGCGTGTCGGATACGAGTACAGCCCGTGTTATCACACAGTTTCCTGGTTTAGAGACCGGGATCACGAGTATTGGATCCAAAGTGGATCTTACGTTGTCCAATACTGTCCCTGCTACTCCACCAGTAACAGCTCCTTCTTCACCGCAAAAACAAAAAACAAATCCATAA
- the mltG gene encoding endolytic transglycosylase MltG: MENKKRIPNWLKIIALLIFIIGGYFGWTAYTTFLASNVTDNQKYLYINTGDTYLQVLQKIKDQKIVEDPNSFDRAAKYQNYTESVKPGRYALTPGMNNRRFIGNLRGGYQDAVKFRFENIRLKENFAGKLAENFEADSITFLKLLNDENLAKSYGFTKDNFIAMFIPNTYELYWNTAPEKLFARFHDEWEKFWTKDRLAKAKAINLTPQEVSSLAAIVKGEALHKDEMPAIAGLYLNRLQKGMLLQADPTVIFATQDFTIRRVLNKHLRTDNPYNTYIYKGLPPGPIMMPSIVAIDAVLNYKHHDYIYMCAKEDFSGYHAFATNVAEHQINARKFQKALDERNIKK, translated from the coding sequence ATGGAAAATAAAAAGAGAATACCAAATTGGTTAAAAATCATTGCACTCCTAATCTTTATTATTGGAGGATATTTCGGCTGGACAGCTTACACCACTTTCCTAGCATCAAATGTTACAGATAATCAAAAATACCTGTATATCAATACAGGTGATACTTATTTACAAGTATTACAAAAAATAAAAGATCAAAAAATAGTGGAAGATCCAAATAGTTTTGATCGCGCTGCTAAATATCAGAATTATACGGAGAGTGTTAAGCCTGGTCGTTATGCTTTGACTCCAGGAATGAACAACCGAAGATTTATCGGTAATTTGAGAGGAGGCTATCAAGATGCTGTTAAATTTAGATTCGAAAATATCCGCTTAAAGGAAAACTTTGCTGGTAAACTTGCAGAAAATTTCGAGGCTGACTCTATCACGTTCTTAAAACTATTAAATGATGAGAATCTAGCAAAGTCATACGGTTTTACTAAAGATAATTTCATTGCAATGTTTATTCCAAATACATATGAACTTTATTGGAATACTGCGCCCGAAAAATTATTTGCACGTTTTCATGATGAATGGGAAAAATTTTGGACAAAAGATCGCTTAGCAAAAGCAAAAGCAATCAACCTGACACCACAGGAAGTTAGTTCTCTTGCTGCCATTGTTAAAGGTGAAGCACTTCACAAAGACGAAATGCCCGCTATCGCCGGGTTATATCTCAACAGATTACAAAAAGGAATGCTTTTACAGGCTGATCCGACAGTTATTTTTGCCACTCAAGATTTTACTATCCGACGTGTATTGAATAAACATTTAAGAACTGATAATCCATATAATACCTATATCTATAAAGGTCTTCCTCCAGGTCCTATTATGATGCCTAGTATTGTTGCCATAGATGCTGTATTAAATTATAAGCATCACGACTATATTTATATGTGTGCTAAAGAAGACTTTTCTGGATACCATGCTTTTGCTACTAATGTCGCTGAACATCAAATAAACGCCCGCAAATTTCAAAAAGCATTAGACGAACGAAATATCAAAAAATAG
- a CDS encoding acyl-CoA thioesterase, with amino-acid sequence MFQFEYQTRVRYAETDQMGYVYYGNYAAFYEIARTEMLRSTGISYRELEEMGVMLPVMEMKCKYIKPARYDDLITIKTTIRKKPAVRIVFEYELFNEKEELLNTGETTLVFVDISKNKPTMPPAIFLEKMAQYFE; translated from the coding sequence ATGTTTCAATTCGAATATCAAACACGTGTACGGTATGCAGAAACCGATCAAATGGGTTATGTGTACTATGGAAACTACGCTGCATTCTACGAAATAGCTCGAACCGAAATGCTACGAAGCACCGGAATCTCTTACCGTGAACTGGAGGAGATGGGTGTTATGCTACCGGTTATGGAGATGAAATGTAAATACATTAAACCTGCACGTTACGATGATTTAATAACGATTAAAACTACAATCAGAAAAAAACCTGCAGTAAGAATAGTTTTTGAATATGAACTGTTCAATGAAAAAGAAGAGCTCCTAAATACAGGTGAAACAACACTCGTATTTGTTGATATCAGTAAGAACAAACCCACAATGCCACCCGCCATTTTTCTTGAAAAAATGGCGCAATACTTTGAATAA
- a CDS encoding YihY/virulence factor BrkB family protein produces the protein MSNIHQYLLKLKPYNQVIEWSKGVILPGFGSLPLYTVAIFFFQEISRDSILSKASSLSYSFMLAIFPGIIFLFTLIPYIPIDNFQEQLLDFLEVVIPHNAYEVVETTLEDIIKNQNGGLLSFGFILAAYFATNGMASMMRAFNKASLIAEKRTWIKRRMIALGLAFLIITALTIGMTIFTYAGIVVNYLKDSIAITNSFWAFVIKAARWFVIFGIYFFTVSCLYKFAPTSSRRWKIFSPGATLATILAILTFSGFAFYINHFGTYNKLYGSIGTLIVIMIWMYLNTLILLIGYELNAAIALSKQSIKIVRPKTYNSFRANNENL, from the coding sequence ATGTCCAATATTCATCAATACTTATTGAAATTAAAACCTTACAATCAAGTTATTGAATGGAGTAAAGGAGTGATTTTACCTGGATTTGGATCTTTGCCTCTCTATACTGTAGCCATATTCTTTTTTCAAGAAATATCTCGTGACTCTATTTTAAGCAAAGCATCATCACTTTCTTATAGTTTCATGCTGGCTATTTTTCCGGGGATCATCTTTCTATTTACATTGATCCCTTATATACCAATAGACAATTTTCAAGAACAGCTTTTAGATTTTTTGGAAGTAGTCATTCCACATAATGCTTATGAAGTAGTCGAGACTACATTAGAAGACATTATTAAAAATCAGAATGGAGGACTTTTATCTTTCGGTTTTATATTGGCAGCTTACTTTGCTACCAATGGAATGGCCTCCATGATGCGGGCTTTCAATAAGGCTTCTCTTATTGCTGAAAAACGTACGTGGATAAAACGTAGAATGATTGCGCTTGGACTCGCTTTTTTGATTATAACAGCCTTAACCATAGGAATGACTATATTTACTTATGCTGGCATTGTTGTTAATTATCTTAAAGATAGTATTGCTATAACCAATAGTTTCTGGGCCTTTGTCATAAAGGCGGCTCGTTGGTTCGTCATATTCGGTATATATTTCTTTACTGTGAGCTGCCTTTATAAATTTGCACCAACATCTTCCCGTCGCTGGAAAATATTTAGCCCCGGAGCAACTTTAGCTACTATTTTAGCTATTCTAACTTTCTCCGGATTCGCATTCTATATCAACCACTTTGGCACGTACAATAAGCTATATGGGTCTATTGGAACTTTAATTGTCATCATGATCTGGATGTATCTCAATACATTAATATTACTGATAGGTTACGAACTAAATGCGGCCATTGCTCTGTCCAAACAAAGTATTAAAATCGTAAGGCCAAAAACCTACAATTCATTCAGAGCAAATAACGAAAATTTATAG
- the rpsA gene encoding 30S ribosomal protein S1: MAKKQEVEKELAAKNAELQGADTKVVKDTEKIESEADSKLIEEIKSNTWITPEGEFDWDASDKGFGNYSEAERAKLEEQYAGTFNQINQGEIIEGTVVSINNKDVVLNVGFKSDGLVSLSEFRDLPELAVGDVVDVFVESQEDANGQLVLSRKRAKTQKSWEAINEALENDAIINGFVKSRTKGGLIVDIKGVEAFLPGSQIDIKPIRDYDIYVGKTMEFKVVKINHEFKNVVVSHKVLIENDLENQKSEIVSKLEKGQVLEGTVKNITDFGVFIDLGGVDGLLHITDISWGRIEHPKEVLSLDQTINVVVLDFDDEKKRIALGLKQLSEHPWESLDKDLAVGSKVKGKIVTVADYGAFLEIIPGVEGLIHVSEMSWSQNLRSPQEFLKVSDEIEAEILTLDREERKMSLGIKQLTPDPWKNIVERYPVGSKQTAVVKNMTNFGVFVELEEGIDGLIHISDLSWSKKINHPNEFTKVGEKLDVVVLELDEENRKLSLGHKQLEENPWDTFETIFTIDSVHEGTVLKVGDKGDIVALQYGVEGFCPSKHSVKEDNSALKVDEVASFKIIEFNKENKRLVISHSRIWEDERAEARVEEFNARKKEAKVANNAVKKVKDSVEKSTLGDLDVLAQLKEQMEGDEKNAK, from the coding sequence ATGGCAAAAAAACAAGAAGTAGAAAAAGAGTTAGCAGCGAAAAACGCGGAGCTACAAGGCGCTGACACCAAAGTGGTGAAAGACACAGAAAAAATTGAATCAGAGGCTGATTCAAAACTAATCGAAGAAATCAAATCTAACACATGGATCACTCCAGAAGGCGAATTCGACTGGGATGCTAGTGATAAAGGTTTCGGAAATTACAGCGAGGCTGAGCGCGCTAAATTAGAAGAACAATACGCAGGTACTTTCAACCAAATCAATCAAGGTGAAATTATCGAAGGTACTGTTGTTTCTATCAACAATAAAGACGTTGTCTTAAATGTTGGTTTCAAATCTGATGGTTTGGTTTCATTATCTGAATTCCGTGACTTACCAGAATTGGCAGTTGGTGACGTAGTTGACGTTTTTGTAGAGTCGCAAGAAGATGCTAATGGACAATTAGTATTATCTCGCAAACGTGCTAAAACTCAAAAATCTTGGGAAGCTATCAATGAAGCATTGGAAAATGATGCTATCATTAACGGTTTTGTTAAAAGTCGTACTAAAGGTGGTCTTATCGTTGATATCAAAGGTGTTGAAGCATTCTTACCTGGATCTCAAATCGATATTAAACCTATCCGTGATTACGATATCTACGTAGGTAAAACAATGGAATTCAAAGTTGTTAAAATCAACCACGAATTTAAAAACGTTGTCGTATCACACAAAGTATTAATTGAAAACGATTTAGAGAACCAAAAATCTGAAATCGTATCTAAATTAGAAAAAGGTCAAGTATTAGAAGGTACTGTTAAAAATATCACTGACTTCGGTGTGTTCATCGATTTAGGTGGTGTTGATGGTTTACTTCACATTACTGATATTTCATGGGGTCGTATCGAGCATCCAAAAGAGGTATTATCATTAGATCAAACTATTAACGTAGTTGTTTTAGATTTTGATGATGAGAAAAAACGTATCGCTTTAGGCTTGAAACAACTTTCTGAGCATCCTTGGGAATCTTTAGATAAAGACTTAGCTGTTGGTTCTAAAGTAAAAGGTAAAATCGTAACAGTTGCTGATTACGGTGCTTTCTTAGAAATCATCCCGGGTGTTGAAGGTTTAATTCACGTTTCTGAAATGTCTTGGTCTCAAAACTTACGTTCTCCACAAGAGTTCTTAAAAGTAAGCGATGAAATCGAAGCTGAGATCTTAACTTTAGATCGCGAAGAGCGTAAAATGAGCTTAGGTATCAAACAATTAACTCCAGATCCTTGGAAAAACATTGTTGAGCGTTACCCAGTTGGTTCTAAACAAACTGCAGTAGTTAAAAACATGACTAACTTCGGTGTGTTCGTAGAATTAGAAGAAGGTATCGACGGTTTAATCCATATTTCTGATCTATCTTGGTCTAAAAAAATCAACCACCCTAACGAATTCACTAAAGTTGGTGAAAAATTAGATGTTGTTGTTTTAGAATTAGATGAAGAAAACAGAAAATTATCTTTAGGTCACAAACAATTAGAAGAAAACCCTTGGGATACTTTCGAGACAATCTTCACAATTGATTCAGTTCATGAAGGTACTGTATTGAAAGTTGGTGACAAAGGTGATATCGTTGCTTTACAATATGGTGTTGAAGGATTCTGTCCATCTAAACACTCTGTAAAAGAAGATAATTCTGCACTTAAAGTTGACGAAGTTGCTTCATTCAAAATCATTGAATTCAACAAAGAAAACAAACGTTTAGTAATTTCTCACTCTCGTATCTGGGAAGATGAAAGAGCTGAAGCACGTGTTGAAGAATTCAATGCTCGTAAAAAAGAAGCTAAAGTAGCAAACAATGCTGTTAAAAAAGTAAAAGATTCAGTTGAGAAATCTACATTAGGTGACTTAGACGTTCTTGCACAATTGAAAGAGCAAATGGAAGGTGATGAGAAAAACGCTAAATAG
- a CDS encoding sulfurtransferase: MYFPSSLITPAQLSSELNNSKIVLLDCTIDKVGQSLKGTNLEVIGNSLFFDIENTFSDKNNPLPHTLVSQETFTNGIQELGINQDSIIILYDRWGIYSSPRAWWMFKIMGFDQVYILEGGIPAWKEQHFPIVDHHIKSKQRGNAKAHFNSKWYADKDYVLAHYENSETSIIDARSQGRFIASAPEPRAGLKGGHIPNSHNLPFDLVLEGNSYDSKEELQKLFKSFNNSNEQIFTCGSGVTASILAFASHLLGNKNIKVYDGSWSEWGQEKLNLPISN, encoded by the coding sequence ATGTACTTTCCCTCTTCACTAATCACTCCTGCACAGCTTAGTAGTGAATTAAACAATTCCAAAATTGTATTATTAGATTGTACAATTGACAAAGTAGGTCAATCGCTAAAGGGTACGAACTTAGAAGTAATAGGCAACTCGCTCTTTTTTGATATCGAAAATACCTTTTCAGATAAAAACAACCCGCTACCACACACACTTGTTTCCCAAGAAACTTTCACAAATGGAATTCAGGAACTAGGTATCAATCAAGATAGCATCATTATACTATATGACCGGTGGGGTATATATTCAAGTCCTAGAGCTTGGTGGATGTTTAAGATTATGGGGTTTGATCAAGTTTATATACTTGAAGGTGGAATTCCAGCATGGAAAGAACAACATTTTCCCATAGTAGACCATCATATAAAATCAAAACAAAGAGGTAATGCCAAAGCTCATTTTAATTCAAAATGGTATGCAGATAAAGATTACGTGTTAGCTCATTATGAAAATAGTGAAACAAGCATTATTGATGCTCGTAGTCAAGGAAGATTTATTGCATCAGCTCCAGAACCCAGAGCAGGATTAAAAGGGGGACATATTCCCAATTCTCATAATCTTCCATTTGATCTTGTTCTCGAAGGAAACAGCTACGATTCAAAAGAAGAGTTGCAAAAATTGTTTAAATCATTTAATAACAGCAATGAACAGATCTTCACCTGTGGATCAGGTGTTACAGCATCGATCCTAGCTTTTGCCAGTCATTTACTTGGGAATAAAAACATCAAAGTATATGATGGTTCTTGGTCTGAGTGGGGACAGGAAAAACTCAATTTACCTATTTCCAACTAG
- a CDS encoding YdeI/OmpD-associated family protein, with product MDKQSKWGEELLILRSIIEEFPLEETTKWGGPVFTYQQKNVISFAGFKDHFALWFFNGSHLVDPAAVLTATQGEKTKNLRQWKFTDPSQIDKSLLRQYIQQAINIEEMGLKLIPGKKEYLSIPALIEEALKNDPQLKRNFENLSDAKKNEYYEYIHEAKQDKTKVNRLEKIKPIILSGKGLYDKYKK from the coding sequence ATGGATAAGCAAAGCAAATGGGGGGAAGAATTATTAATCCTACGCAGCATAATTGAAGAGTTCCCACTTGAAGAAACAACAAAATGGGGTGGTCCGGTATTCACGTACCAACAAAAAAATGTTATTTCATTTGCTGGATTTAAAGATCATTTTGCACTCTGGTTTTTTAACGGATCGCACCTAGTAGATCCCGCAGCAGTTTTAACGGCAACACAGGGAGAAAAAACGAAAAACCTGCGCCAATGGAAATTTACAGATCCAAGCCAAATTGATAAATCTCTACTCAGACAATATATACAGCAGGCCATTAATATTGAAGAAATGGGATTAAAACTCATTCCAGGGAAAAAAGAATATTTATCCATTCCCGCATTAATTGAAGAAGCATTAAAGAACGACCCGCAATTAAAAAGGAATTTTGAGAATCTCAGTGATGCAAAAAAGAATGAATATTATGAGTATATTCATGAAGCAAAACAAGATAAAACAAAAGTAAACCGTCTAGAAAAAATTAAACCTATTATATTAAGTGGAAAAGGTTTATATGATAAATATAAAAAATAG
- a CDS encoding YciI family protein has product MKYYSFVLLKTGATKITDKDSVNRLFDGHMKNIQRLAKEKKLIVAGPFGKNERDYRGIFILNVKTIKEAEALLATDPAINAGLLISEITLWYGSAALPLYLEASKKVNKFKF; this is encoded by the coding sequence ATGAAGTATTATAGTTTTGTGCTTCTAAAAACGGGCGCAACAAAAATAACCGATAAAGATTCTGTCAATCGACTTTTTGATGGACATATGAAAAATATTCAACGCCTAGCAAAAGAGAAAAAACTAATTGTAGCTGGTCCATTTGGGAAAAATGAAAGAGATTATCGCGGTATCTTTATATTAAATGTTAAAACTATCAAAGAAGCAGAAGCATTATTGGCTACAGATCCTGCCATTAACGCTGGTTTATTAATCTCCGAAATCACGTTATGGTACGGATCTGCGGCGCTACCATTATATTTGGAAGCCAGTAAAAAAGTAAATAAATTTAAATTTTAA
- a CDS encoding ATP-dependent DNA helicase RecQ, whose protein sequence is MSVDSISILKQYWRHDEFRPLQEEIIQSVLDKKDTLALLPTGGGKSICFQVPAMILPGICIVVTPLIALMKDQVKHLKDIGIEAVAIYSGLKPREVDIILDNCIFGHIKFLYLSPERLYSELIQERIKHMPVNLYAIDEAHCISQWGYDFRPSYLQLSKLREIHPDIPFLALTATATTSVIADIQDKLAFKKKNVFVKSFLRDNLGYMALEEENKSGRMLRVIQKLGGSGVVYVRNRRETQEIARFLINNGISADFYHAGLIGKDRDDKQEAWMQNRTRVIVATNAFGMGIDKSDVRFVIHLDIPESLEAYYQEAGRAGRDGKKAYPVMLYQQEDKNRLLKNLELSFPTVAFIQQVYHYLCNHFQIPYGAGEGVVFDFDVVSFIKKYKLETIPTLSALKFLEKDGWLTLSEAVFIPSRFKFAVNHQELYKIQVQYERYDKLIKAILRSYGGVFDDYISINEYEFAKKLGVSYEQIVSLINALVKMEIASYIPPTDSPQLSFLQDRVDYKNLYVDHVFIRERQRVKTVQIEAMLNYIEHSQCRSQSLLHYFGEQNTLFCQVCDLCLIRNHRVKLHHNIKLEIERILLNEAQTIHDLIGRLSLGDDEIKLEVVRNLIDHHKIKVVDDRYIWNTNI, encoded by the coding sequence ATGAGTGTAGATAGCATCAGCATATTAAAACAGTATTGGAGACATGATGAGTTTCGACCTCTTCAGGAGGAAATCATCCAATCTGTACTGGATAAGAAAGATACCCTAGCTTTATTGCCTACAGGTGGTGGTAAATCAATATGTTTCCAGGTTCCGGCAATGATACTTCCGGGTATCTGTATTGTCGTGACGCCTTTAATCGCTTTGATGAAAGATCAGGTAAAACATCTCAAGGATATCGGTATCGAAGCTGTTGCTATTTATTCGGGTCTTAAACCACGAGAAGTCGATATTATATTGGACAATTGTATTTTTGGCCATATAAAATTTCTTTATTTATCTCCCGAACGTTTGTATAGTGAATTGATACAGGAGCGTATCAAACATATGCCTGTCAATCTCTATGCAATAGATGAAGCCCATTGTATTTCACAATGGGGTTATGATTTTCGACCTTCTTACCTACAGTTGTCTAAACTGAGGGAGATACATCCAGATATTCCTTTTCTTGCTTTAACTGCAACAGCTACGACATCTGTAATTGCAGATATTCAGGATAAATTGGCCTTTAAAAAGAAGAACGTATTTGTTAAAAGTTTCTTGCGTGATAATCTCGGATATATGGCGCTGGAAGAAGAAAATAAATCGGGACGGATGCTTCGTGTCATTCAAAAGCTGGGAGGCTCAGGTGTCGTCTATGTGCGAAATAGAAGAGAGACTCAAGAGATTGCACGTTTCTTAATAAACAATGGGATCTCCGCGGATTTTTATCATGCTGGTTTGATAGGAAAAGACCGTGATGATAAGCAAGAAGCTTGGATGCAAAATAGAACACGCGTTATTGTTGCTACCAATGCCTTTGGGATGGGAATTGACAAATCGGATGTCCGGTTTGTTATTCACTTGGATATCCCTGAATCTTTAGAAGCTTATTATCAAGAAGCAGGAAGAGCAGGCAGGGATGGAAAAAAGGCTTATCCTGTTATGTTATATCAGCAGGAAGATAAGAATCGTCTTTTAAAAAATTTAGAACTGAGTTTTCCAACCGTCGCTTTCATTCAACAAGTCTATCATTACTTATGTAATCACTTTCAAATTCCTTATGGTGCAGGGGAGGGAGTTGTATTTGATTTTGATGTAGTCTCTTTTATAAAAAAATATAAACTTGAAACAATTCCTACTTTAAGTGCCCTCAAGTTTTTAGAAAAGGATGGCTGGTTGACGCTTTCTGAAGCTGTCTTTATTCCTTCTCGATTTAAATTTGCAGTGAACCATCAAGAGCTCTACAAAATTCAAGTTCAATATGAGCGTTATGATAAACTTATAAAGGCTATATTAAGATCGTATGGAGGAGTATTTGATGATTATATTTCCATAAATGAATATGAGTTTGCAAAAAAGTTAGGTGTTTCTTATGAGCAAATTGTAAGTTTAATCAACGCCTTGGTTAAAATGGAAATTGCGAGTTATATTCCTCCAACAGATAGCCCACAGCTATCTTTTCTGCAGGACCGTGTTGATTATAAAAATCTTTATGTAGACCATGTTTTCATTAGAGAAAGACAACGCGTAAAGACTGTTCAGATCGAGGCGATGCTCAATTATATTGAGCATTCACAATGTCGTAGCCAGTCACTACTCCATTATTTTGGTGAACAGAATACACTATTTTGTCAGGTCTGTGATCTGTGCCTAATTCGTAATCATCGTGTGAAATTGCATCATAATATAAAATTAGAGATAGAACGCATTTTACTGAACGAAGCTCAAACGATACATGATCTGATTGGAAGGCTTTCTCTTGGTGATGATGAAATAAAATTGGAAGTAGTGCGAAATTTAATAGATCATCATAAGATTAAGGTCGTAGATGATCGGTATATCTGGAATACCAATATCTAA